One region of Qipengyuania gaetbuli genomic DNA includes:
- a CDS encoding RidA family protein: protein MSIEAKLAELGIILPQAAAPVASYQAVVVTGNMAFLSGQLPFVDGQLVTGKLGADVSLETGQQAARACGLMILAQLKAAGLLEQVEQVVKLGGFVASTPDFTDQPKVVNGCSDLMAEVFGDAGKHARSAVGVPVLPLDAAVEVDAIVALRPH, encoded by the coding sequence ATGAGCATCGAAGCGAAACTGGCCGAACTGGGCATCATCCTGCCGCAGGCCGCGGCACCGGTCGCCAGCTACCAGGCAGTGGTCGTCACCGGGAACATGGCCTTCCTTTCGGGCCAGCTGCCCTTCGTCGACGGCCAGCTCGTCACCGGCAAGCTGGGCGCGGACGTCTCGCTCGAAACCGGCCAGCAGGCCGCGCGCGCCTGCGGACTGATGATCCTTGCCCAGCTCAAGGCAGCCGGGCTGCTCGAACAAGTGGAACAGGTGGTCAAGCTGGGCGGCTTCGTTGCCAGCACGCCCGATTTCACCGACCAGCCCAAGGTCGTGAACGGCTGCAGCGATTTGATGGCCGAGGTGTTCGGCGATGCCGGCAAGCACGCGCGCAGCGCGGTCGGCGTGCCGGTCCTCCCGCTCGATGCCGCGGTCGAGGTCGATGCGATTGTCGCCCTTCGCCCTCATTGA